One part of the Xylanimonas allomyrinae genome encodes these proteins:
- a CDS encoding ABC transporter permease, translating to MPDAPLDDNPATGVPGDRVVATTARPGQAHFAADLDQTPVLDAVDAPDEGAAPTSLWKDAWIQMRGRVLFWVSAGLILLVVLVALFPQVFSQTDPRFCDLGRSVGAPRAGHWFGFDRQGCDVYARVIFGARASVTVGVLTTLGVTVVGVVVGSIAGYFGKWFDAVLSRITDIFFAIPLLLAAILVASVFSQHRTTLLVASVLAVFGWPQIARITRGAVLSVKNNEFVTAAQALGISRPGILVRHIVPNAIAPVIATATVALGTFIVAEATLSFLGVGLPPSVVSWGGDISRAQQVIRTSPQLLLFPGTALGLTVLSFIMMGDVVRDALDPKARTR from the coding sequence ATGCCTGACGCACCGCTCGACGACAACCCCGCCACTGGCGTTCCCGGCGACCGCGTCGTTGCGACGACGGCGCGCCCGGGCCAGGCGCACTTCGCTGCCGACCTCGACCAGACGCCGGTGCTCGACGCGGTGGACGCCCCTGACGAGGGCGCCGCGCCGACGAGCCTGTGGAAGGACGCCTGGATCCAGATGCGCGGTCGCGTGCTGTTCTGGGTCTCGGCCGGGCTCATCCTGCTCGTGGTTCTTGTCGCACTGTTCCCGCAGGTCTTCTCCCAGACCGACCCGCGGTTCTGCGACCTGGGCAGGTCGGTCGGCGCGCCGCGCGCCGGCCACTGGTTCGGGTTCGACCGGCAGGGGTGCGACGTGTACGCGCGCGTCATCTTCGGTGCGCGGGCCTCGGTGACCGTCGGCGTGCTGACGACGCTCGGCGTCACCGTGGTCGGTGTCGTCGTGGGGTCGATCGCGGGCTACTTCGGCAAGTGGTTCGACGCGGTCCTGTCGCGCATCACCGACATCTTCTTCGCGATCCCGCTCCTGCTCGCCGCGATCCTCGTCGCGTCGGTGTTCTCCCAGCACCGCACGACGCTGCTGGTCGCGTCGGTGCTGGCGGTGTTCGGCTGGCCACAGATCGCTCGCATCACCCGCGGTGCCGTGCTCAGCGTGAAGAACAACGAGTTCGTGACCGCCGCGCAAGCCCTCGGCATCTCCCGGCCGGGCATCCTCGTGCGGCACATCGTGCCGAACGCGATCGCCCCGGTGATCGCGACGGCGACGGTCGCGCTGGGCACCTTCATCGTGGCCGAGGCGACGCTGTCGTTCCTGGGCGTGGGTCTTCCGCCGTCGGTCGTCTCGTGGGGTGGCGACATCTCGCGGGCGCAGCAGGTCATCCGCACCTCGCCCCAGCTTCTCCTGTTCCCGGGCACGGCTCTTGGCCTGACCGTGCTCAGCTTCATCATGATGGGCGACGTCGTGCGCGACGCCCTCGACCCGAAGGCGCGCACCCGATGA